A DNA window from Nitrospira sp. contains the following coding sequences:
- a CDS encoding conserved membrane protein of unknown function (Evidence 4 : Unknown function but conserved in other organisms; MaGe:77310373) has translation MLKKRTSLGPTDVGEGLSGDEVDVPTKAVSLGMPQGEEETLPGNGVDTRLLAALYLMELSALSILFTAYIIDRKPNFLSFLLSRPGYLFMAGVCGLVGAGTVVFSRYAKNSRAGSKTFRLTLGMNLVSVVLFFMAGEGTIRAIYVETTMGDMWGTSYLLPREWSKVVGHFQESFRSKLGKPSYMTFNETLGWTIGSGRSQNDQGVSYFSSVEGLRSSSPEIAFADRHSSIRIALIGDSFTFGDEVAYEDTWGHQLEKLLGPDVQVLNFGVNAYGTGQAYLRYLHDVRAWHPDMVIFGFVDHNLVRTMSVYSSLTFPTATIPYAAPRFVIRDRQLRLLNTPLSPPEQIFSAKSIEELPYIEWDRSYVKEEWDRPAWTIPTRSYLFRWLETWFPRSDDLRADVSNAAMREVNGAIFQAFATQVKADGAIPVLVHFPSWMTDSDAIEPTPLGIKILRDAGLEYLDPTDCLTPIPFSDRVMPRRHYAPKGNLAVAQCFRGPVAEQLAKRSK, from the coding sequence ATGCTTAAGAAGAGAACGTCTCTCGGGCCTACGGACGTGGGAGAGGGATTGTCAGGGGACGAGGTTGATGTGCCGACAAAGGCCGTATCCTTGGGTATGCCTCAAGGCGAAGAAGAGACTTTGCCGGGGAATGGAGTCGACACGCGGCTGTTAGCGGCGCTCTATCTCATGGAGCTGTCGGCTCTGTCGATCTTGTTTACGGCTTATATAATTGACAGAAAGCCAAATTTTTTATCCTTTCTCCTGAGTCGCCCGGGATATCTTTTCATGGCTGGCGTGTGCGGGTTGGTTGGAGCCGGTACGGTGGTCTTTTCTCGGTATGCGAAGAATAGCCGGGCCGGATCGAAGACGTTTAGGCTGACTCTGGGGATGAATCTTGTCTCGGTGGTCCTGTTTTTTATGGCCGGAGAGGGAACGATTCGCGCGATTTATGTCGAGACGACTATGGGCGACATGTGGGGAACGTCGTATCTGTTGCCGCGGGAGTGGAGTAAGGTTGTTGGCCATTTTCAGGAATCGTTTCGAAGCAAGCTCGGCAAGCCTTCATACATGACGTTTAATGAGACTCTTGGGTGGACGATTGGATCCGGCCGGAGTCAGAACGACCAGGGAGTGAGCTATTTCAGCAGTGTCGAAGGACTCAGGAGTTCGAGCCCTGAGATCGCTTTTGCCGATCGGCATTCCAGCATCCGAATCGCCCTTATTGGGGATTCCTTTACATTTGGAGATGAGGTAGCCTACGAGGATACCTGGGGGCATCAACTGGAGAAGCTCTTAGGGCCGGATGTTCAGGTGCTCAACTTCGGCGTCAATGCGTACGGGACCGGACAGGCATATCTGCGGTATCTGCACGATGTGCGTGCGTGGCATCCAGATATGGTGATCTTCGGATTCGTTGATCATAATTTGGTACGGACGATGTCCGTGTACTCCTCGCTTACGTTTCCAACAGCGACTATTCCATACGCCGCGCCTCGTTTTGTGATCCGTGATCGGCAGCTCAGGCTATTGAATACCCCGCTGTCTCCTCCAGAACAGATTTTCTCAGCAAAGTCCATTGAGGAGTTACCCTATATTGAATGGGACCGTTCCTATGTGAAAGAAGAATGGGACCGTCCAGCTTGGACTATACCTACCCGATCGTATCTATTTCGATGGCTTGAAACCTGGTTCCCGCGGAGCGACGATCTGCGAGCGGATGTGTCAAATGCCGCGATGCGTGAGGTGAACGGTGCAATCTTTCAGGCATTTGCGACGCAAGTGAAGGCGGACGGGGCGATTCCTGTCCTGGTTCATTTTCCCAGCTGGATGACGGACTCCGATGCTATTGAGCCCACGCCTCTCGGGATAAAGATCCTGCGAGACGCGGGATTGGAGTATCTCGATCCCACCGACTGTCTTACGCCGATTCCTTTTTCTGATCGTGTCATGCCTCGTCGCCACTATGCTCCTAAGGGAAATTTAGCTGTTGCGCAATGTTTTCGCGGGCCGGTGGCAGAACAGCTCGCCAAGCGGAGCAAGTGA
- a CDS encoding hypothetical protein (Evidence 5 : Unknown function; MaGe:77310369), with amino-acid sequence MTALKIKDAQPTHGKRNHLVWAGINSLIIRATMNDPVVHLLNPCRLVRTCDTDNPTHKKFPSENMDVADGLYRTRLPTGCLDSRNEALSPDLGLKQPSLAHVVFTRTIDAMRPREHALRLIQHGGLQRIAQRR; translated from the coding sequence ATGACCGCCCTCAAGATCAAGGATGCTCAGCCGACGCATGGCAAGAGAAACCATCTCGTCTGGGCTGGTATAAATTCCCTGATCATCAGGGCCACGATGAACGATCCTGTCGTTCATCTCCTTAACCCATGCCGCCTGGTGCGAACCTGCGACACCGACAATCCCACACATAAAAAATTTCCTTCCGAAAACATGGACGTCGCGGACGGGCTGTACCGGACCAGACTTCCGACAGGATGCTTAGACAGCCGGAACGAAGCGCTGTCGCCGGATCTCGGCTTAAAGCAACCGAGCCTAGCTCATGTTGTGTTTACGCGAACGATAGATGCGATGCGCCCACGGGAACACGCGCTTCGCCTTATCCAACACGGAGGCCTTCAACGCATAGCCCAGCGTCGATAG
- a CDS encoding Putative Glycosyl transferase, group 1 (Evidence 3 : Putative function from multiple computational evidences; MaGe:77310372) — MKLLFISAAFPPMRAGESEHAYHQCTRLAKRGVDVHLLTGEANAGSLPVPFTVHPLMKDWSWSDLPRLVRVLRALKPDAVMLMYSGWIYSAHPMITFAPSIVRWVLPGIPFVTQMEIEAGETWRSPGVRFTRKLAQYLVGASNVDYSFGTLLRDSTKVISLSEHHQTKHAALLPGLLEKSLVIPPPPLLNMCADGPMAARERGRKALGLQSDELLAVFFGYADKNKGIETLFKALQMVRKKPSRIKLAMIGGGRGSTTQTEDDRARSISSYEKGILALPDQLGIADAVRWLSGYDSNSDAASMYLYAADVCVLPFDQGVTLSRSSLAAALGHGLPVITTRGESLESPFLHGENVYLCSPKDPEALAAALAALEASTVLRAKLGQGAAQLSQAWFSWDTAVDRLLETCQLSVGKA, encoded by the coding sequence ATGAAACTGCTTTTCATCTCAGCGGCGTTTCCTCCGATGCGGGCAGGCGAGTCGGAGCATGCGTACCACCAATGCACCAGGCTCGCGAAACGTGGGGTGGACGTGCATCTGTTGACGGGGGAAGCCAATGCGGGCTCTCTTCCAGTTCCTTTTACGGTTCATCCACTGATGAAAGATTGGTCGTGGAGCGATCTGCCGAGACTTGTGCGAGTCCTGCGCGCGCTCAAGCCCGATGCCGTCATGCTGATGTATAGCGGCTGGATTTACAGTGCCCATCCGATGATTACCTTTGCGCCGTCGATCGTTCGGTGGGTATTGCCGGGAATTCCGTTTGTAACGCAAATGGAAATCGAAGCCGGGGAAACATGGCGATCTCCCGGAGTGCGGTTCACTCGGAAGCTTGCGCAATATCTTGTCGGGGCGTCGAATGTCGACTACTCATTCGGCACCTTGTTGCGGGACAGTACAAAAGTCATTTCTTTGAGCGAACATCATCAGACAAAGCATGCGGCTCTTCTACCGGGTTTGCTGGAGAAGAGCCTCGTTATCCCGCCCCCGCCGTTGTTGAATATGTGCGCGGATGGTCCGATGGCTGCCAGAGAAAGAGGCCGAAAGGCTCTTGGCTTGCAATCCGACGAGCTGCTCGCGGTGTTTTTTGGATACGCCGATAAGAACAAAGGGATTGAGACGCTGTTCAAAGCTCTGCAGATGGTTAGAAAGAAGCCCTCACGTATCAAGCTGGCTATGATCGGAGGTGGGCGTGGCTCGACTACGCAGACTGAGGACGATCGGGCCCGTAGTATTTCTAGTTATGAGAAGGGGATATTGGCGCTTCCAGACCAATTGGGAATTGCCGATGCCGTGCGTTGGCTAAGCGGATACGATTCCAACAGTGATGCGGCCTCAATGTACCTGTATGCTGCGGATGTCTGCGTGCTGCCATTTGATCAAGGTGTGACGCTCAGTCGTAGTTCGCTGGCCGCAGCACTGGGGCACGGGCTTCCTGTAATCACGACAAGAGGTGAATCGTTGGAGTCGCCCTTTCTCCATGGGGAGAATGTGTATCTGTGCTCTCCAAAGGACCCTGAGGCGCTGGCCGCGGCGCTCGCCGCGCTCGAGGCGTCCACGGTGCTTCGTGCGAAATTAGGGCAGGGGGCTGCTCAGCTGTCACAAGCATGGTTTTCATGGGATACCGCGGTAGATCGGCTCCTGGAGACCTGTCAATTGTCTGTCGGGAAGGCCTGA
- a CDS encoding Methoxymalonyl-ACP biosynthesis protein FkbH (MaGe:77310366), whose product MTPIMSDYLSDRTRDVTALVARADELRKSGKIEDAIPLYLKALSDPPQAGLCLKLARSYEELGNIPEACRWALAVVDAEDDFTSWQTASRLVQRYAHRSGRPLRSAKLALLGSYTTAQLSQLLTLAAGRRGMQLEIFESQYGQYEQDIIDPNSRLYAFDPDFIVLAVHEGDLRLPEYSAAPQESIRAEVARWTSLWRTVKARSRARIVQHNFALPCDVPMGHLAARLSGSRYMMTQAVNTRLGEEAGTAVSIVDCERLASFVGKARWFDPRFWHLAKQAVALQAVPALARHTAAVIGADLGLSRKCLVLDLDNTLWGGVIAEDGLAGIKLGNGVDGEAFVAFQEYILKLKRKGVILAVCSKNNHADAMQPFEKHPEMRLKRDDIAVFVANWEPKPQNIRKIAQELGIGLDALVFVDDNPVEREAMRQFVPEVEVVPLPDDASYYVRALAQCLSLETSSYTQEDAARAEQYQARAQIRALEATAGSIEEFYQSLHMQAIIAPFDALHLPRVAQLIGKTNQFNLTTKRHGMPQLESFVSDPTCVHLYLRLRDRFADHGLVALIIALRKGTVLDIDTWLMSCRVIGRTVEATIMERVCRQAEALGCTSLRGTYVPSEKNAMAEDAYAKLGFTLVSQAAGQVTWSYDLLAKGPISNRFVKTVDEWEVADGGA is encoded by the coding sequence ATGACGCCTATCATGTCTGACTATTTATCTGATCGAACACGTGACGTGACTGCACTTGTGGCTCGCGCCGATGAACTGCGGAAGTCAGGCAAGATTGAGGATGCCATTCCGCTCTATCTCAAAGCGCTCTCCGATCCGCCTCAGGCGGGGCTTTGCCTGAAGCTTGCGCGCAGTTACGAGGAGTTGGGCAATATTCCAGAGGCCTGCCGGTGGGCGTTGGCGGTGGTGGACGCCGAAGACGATTTTACCTCGTGGCAGACGGCGAGCCGATTGGTCCAGCGCTATGCGCATCGATCTGGGAGGCCGCTTCGTTCCGCTAAACTGGCGTTGCTTGGAAGTTATACAACGGCTCAACTGAGCCAGTTGTTGACGCTGGCGGCCGGTCGGCGTGGGATGCAACTGGAAATATTCGAGAGTCAGTACGGTCAGTACGAGCAGGATATCATCGACCCGAACAGCCGCCTCTATGCGTTCGATCCGGATTTTATCGTGCTAGCGGTGCATGAGGGGGATCTGCGGCTTCCGGAGTACAGCGCGGCGCCGCAGGAATCGATTCGCGCGGAAGTTGCGCGCTGGACCTCGCTCTGGCGAACCGTGAAGGCGCGTTCCCGAGCGAGGATCGTTCAACACAACTTTGCGCTGCCATGCGACGTGCCGATGGGCCATCTTGCGGCGCGTCTTTCGGGGTCGCGTTATATGATGACGCAGGCTGTCAATACTAGGCTTGGAGAAGAGGCCGGGACTGCGGTGTCGATCGTCGACTGCGAGCGGCTGGCTTCGTTTGTGGGGAAAGCGCGATGGTTCGATCCCCGCTTCTGGCATCTGGCGAAACAAGCGGTTGCGCTGCAAGCGGTTCCGGCGCTCGCCCGCCATACGGCGGCGGTCATCGGCGCCGATCTGGGATTGAGCCGAAAATGTCTTGTCCTGGATCTCGACAATACGTTGTGGGGAGGCGTCATCGCGGAGGATGGGCTTGCCGGCATCAAATTGGGGAATGGCGTCGATGGTGAAGCGTTTGTCGCCTTTCAAGAGTACATTCTCAAGTTGAAGCGCAAGGGCGTGATTCTAGCGGTCTGCTCGAAAAACAATCATGCCGATGCGATGCAGCCATTTGAAAAACATCCTGAGATGCGTTTGAAACGTGACGATATTGCGGTGTTTGTTGCCAACTGGGAACCAAAACCTCAGAATATCCGCAAGATTGCACAAGAGCTTGGGATAGGGCTGGATGCGTTGGTTTTCGTAGATGATAACCCGGTTGAACGTGAAGCGATGAGGCAGTTTGTTCCTGAGGTCGAGGTTGTTCCGCTGCCTGACGACGCGTCGTACTATGTCAGAGCGCTGGCGCAGTGCTTGTCGCTCGAAACCAGTTCGTATACGCAGGAAGACGCCGCACGGGCCGAGCAATACCAGGCCCGGGCGCAGATTCGAGCGCTTGAAGCGACAGCGGGATCCATTGAGGAGTTTTATCAGAGCCTTCACATGCAGGCGATCATTGCTCCCTTCGATGCCTTGCATTTGCCCAGGGTCGCGCAGCTGATCGGGAAAACGAATCAGTTCAATCTCACAACGAAGCGCCATGGGATGCCGCAGTTGGAAAGCTTTGTCAGCGATCCAACGTGCGTGCACCTGTATCTGCGGCTGCGGGATCGCTTTGCCGACCATGGTCTGGTGGCGCTTATCATTGCCTTGCGGAAGGGGACGGTGCTGGATATCGATACATGGTTGATGAGTTGTCGAGTGATTGGCCGCACCGTCGAAGCGACGATTATGGAGCGCGTGTGCCGACAGGCCGAAGCGCTGGGCTGTACGTCGTTGCGGGGAACCTATGTTCCCAGCGAGAAGAATGCAATGGCGGAAGATGCGTATGCCAAACTGGGCTTCACTCTGGTGAGCCAAGCCGCTGGGCAGGTGACGTGGTCGTACGATTTATTGGCCAAAGGGCCAATCTCGAACAGGTTTGTTAAGACTGTAGATGAGTGGGAGGTAGCGGATGGAGGTGCATGA
- a CDS encoding Glycotrans2-like domain-containing protein (MaGe:77310368) codes for MIPRVTIGIPIYKRLEFIPQALRVVFAQDYPEIECIVSDNGMNGSKVADLVARHYPRPYRFRQNPETVIVSEHFNQIVQEATGKYFILFQDDDDMSPNFVSNLVALLERHPSAAVAISRQEAVDPSGRVLRGSAETVPELLSGEDFVSAWCHYRYKFETFATVVSRTDEVKACGGYPFFPTGNGIDDALLLKLCLGRAVALSSGCLFRKRTYESSMGFSCNYRALVEGSRRFLTFLESDAVLLQYASSHPDQYREVKRLIVKMIWQTNFDRWNTMYRERESSAEWVRSAFAMPFVPDYYRRVLSTLGYALKASVLDKAKRVFPWAHRIYRSRKHNMS; via the coding sequence ATGATTCCTCGGGTGACCATAGGTATACCGATTTACAAGCGGCTGGAGTTTATCCCGCAGGCTCTCCGCGTTGTGTTTGCCCAGGACTACCCGGAGATTGAATGCATCGTGTCCGATAACGGTATGAATGGGAGCAAGGTGGCCGACCTCGTTGCCCGCCACTATCCTCGACCGTACCGATTTCGCCAGAACCCGGAAACGGTGATCGTCAGCGAGCATTTCAATCAGATCGTGCAGGAGGCCACAGGCAAGTATTTCATCCTGTTTCAAGACGATGACGACATGAGTCCGAATTTCGTGTCCAACCTTGTTGCGCTTCTTGAGCGGCATCCTTCTGCTGCTGTCGCCATCTCCAGGCAGGAGGCGGTCGATCCCAGCGGGCGGGTGCTTCGCGGATCGGCGGAGACGGTTCCTGAACTCTTGTCTGGCGAGGACTTTGTCTCTGCCTGGTGCCACTACCGGTATAAGTTTGAGACTTTTGCGACGGTTGTGTCTCGCACTGACGAGGTCAAGGCCTGTGGAGGCTATCCATTTTTCCCGACCGGAAACGGAATCGACGATGCCTTGTTGTTGAAGTTATGCCTAGGGCGAGCGGTCGCTCTTAGCTCGGGATGCCTATTTCGAAAACGTACCTATGAGTCAAGCATGGGATTCTCGTGCAACTACCGGGCGTTGGTCGAGGGAAGCCGGCGGTTTTTGACTTTTCTCGAATCCGACGCCGTTCTTCTTCAGTATGCCAGCAGCCATCCGGATCAGTATCGTGAGGTCAAACGGCTCATCGTGAAGATGATCTGGCAGACCAATTTCGACAGATGGAATACGATGTATCGGGAGCGGGAATCGTCCGCCGAATGGGTGCGGTCAGCTTTCGCGATGCCATTTGTTCCAGACTACTATCGGCGCGTCCTATCGACGCTGGGCTATGCGTTGAAGGCCTCCGTGTTGGATAAGGCGAAGCGCGTGTTCCCGTGGGCGCATCGCATCTATCGTTCGCGTAAACACAACATGAGCTAG
- a CDS encoding Acyl carrier protein (MaGe:77310367) — translation MEVHEQLEGLFREVFDDEKLVLTDETTARDIPKWDSLAHINLMFSIEQAFGVRFKGNELAEMKNIGELKTFLAKGR, via the coding sequence ATGGAGGTGCATGAACAGCTCGAAGGCCTGTTTCGCGAAGTCTTCGACGACGAGAAGCTGGTGCTGACCGATGAGACGACTGCGCGCGATATTCCGAAGTGGGATTCACTGGCCCATATCAATCTCATGTTCAGTATTGAGCAAGCCTTTGGGGTGCGGTTTAAAGGGAATGAGCTGGCTGAGATGAAGAATATTGGAGAGTTGAAAACGTTTCTTGCCAAAGGGCGGTAA
- a CDS encoding Asparagine synthetase (glutamine-hydrolyzing) (MaGe:77310370): MCGIVGVAGSHQAAWVKEMNDRIVHRGPDDQGIYTSPDEMVSLAMRRLSILDLEGGHQPMSSQDRSVWIVFNGEIYNAPQLRVELESRGHTFVTAHSDTEVLLHLYDEKGDRMVDDLNGMFAFVIHDQRRNRLFGARDRMGIKPLYYTREKTAFAFASELKSLLVAPSISSRRVNQQALSHYATLLYVPGPETIVDDVLRVPPGHSFVYDLTQHRFTLSRYWRIDGTQFEDHDLQEWTERLRSELRAAVSRWTLSDVPIACSLSGGIDSSAIIGLLAEQGFPQVRTYSLGFAGEEEQAWNELHLARQVAERWGTHHHELILNPEDLLNDLVEMVWYLDEPYGGGLPAWYVYREMSKDVKVGLNGMGGDELFGNYQKFLRYEEDPVVYAAVTLRQHFQTGTSALAACAQPLASISNGLPASIPLAGRGRLLSKLPELLRTPFGAYYQANQDFSSSGDKHRFVLQDDRRGYCQETAEYLQEIFDHSNTTDLRTGLAVVDFQTQLAEEFLFMTDRFSMAHSLEARTPFLDHHLVEFVFRIPPSVRTKPRDPKHLLKRAVSDLLPIDLLTARKRGFSIPIGPWLRGPLRPLAERLLSPDRLDKQGLFKREFYQRYVVPHLEGKADCALHIWSALMFQLWHLVYIEEACTRKPAFTWKDLC, encoded by the coding sequence ATGTGTGGGATTGTCGGTGTCGCAGGTTCGCACCAGGCGGCATGGGTTAAGGAGATGAACGACAGGATCGTTCATCGTGGCCCTGATGATCAGGGAATTTATACCAGCCCAGACGAGATGGTTTCTCTTGCCATGCGTCGGCTGAGCATCCTTGATCTTGAGGGCGGTCATCAGCCGATGAGCAGCCAGGACCGGTCTGTTTGGATCGTTTTCAACGGTGAGATCTACAATGCGCCCCAGTTAAGAGTGGAGCTTGAGTCCCGCGGCCATACGTTTGTCACTGCCCATTCTGATACGGAGGTACTGCTTCACCTCTACGACGAGAAGGGTGATCGGATGGTCGATGACTTGAACGGCATGTTCGCGTTCGTCATTCATGACCAGCGTCGCAACCGGCTGTTCGGCGCCCGCGATCGCATGGGGATTAAGCCATTGTATTACACGCGGGAGAAGACAGCCTTTGCATTTGCGTCGGAGTTGAAGAGTCTGCTGGTAGCCCCCTCGATTTCCTCGCGGCGTGTGAATCAGCAGGCTCTTAGCCACTATGCAACTTTGTTGTATGTGCCAGGTCCAGAAACCATTGTCGATGATGTGCTGCGGGTTCCTCCGGGACATTCGTTTGTGTACGATCTGACGCAGCATCGGTTTACGCTCAGTCGGTACTGGCGGATCGATGGCACACAGTTCGAGGACCATGATCTCCAGGAATGGACGGAGCGACTGCGCTCGGAACTCCGGGCGGCGGTGAGTCGCTGGACATTGAGCGACGTTCCCATTGCTTGCTCGCTGTCGGGAGGCATTGATTCTTCAGCCATTATCGGGCTGTTGGCCGAGCAGGGATTTCCTCAGGTGCGAACGTACTCTCTTGGGTTTGCCGGCGAGGAAGAACAGGCGTGGAACGAATTGCATCTGGCGCGTCAGGTCGCTGAGCGATGGGGGACGCATCACCATGAGCTCATTCTCAATCCCGAGGACCTTCTCAACGATTTGGTCGAGATGGTGTGGTATTTGGATGAGCCGTATGGAGGCGGGCTCCCTGCCTGGTATGTCTATCGGGAGATGAGCAAGGATGTGAAGGTTGGGCTCAATGGGATGGGCGGCGATGAGTTATTTGGCAACTATCAAAAATTTCTCCGCTACGAAGAAGATCCAGTTGTCTATGCAGCGGTAACTCTCCGCCAGCATTTCCAGACAGGAACATCGGCCTTGGCGGCATGCGCCCAGCCACTGGCTTCCATTAGTAACGGTCTCCCCGCTTCGATTCCCTTGGCTGGAAGAGGCCGGTTGCTGTCGAAGTTGCCGGAGCTGCTGCGGACCCCTTTCGGCGCGTACTACCAGGCCAACCAGGATTTTTCCTCCAGTGGGGACAAGCATCGGTTTGTACTCCAGGACGATAGGAGGGGCTATTGCCAAGAGACAGCTGAGTATTTGCAGGAGATATTTGATCATTCGAACACGACGGATCTTCGGACCGGTCTCGCAGTGGTGGATTTTCAGACGCAATTGGCTGAAGAGTTTCTGTTCATGACCGATCGGTTTTCTATGGCCCACAGTCTTGAGGCCAGGACTCCGTTTCTAGATCATCATCTGGTGGAGTTTGTGTTTCGAATTCCTCCCTCGGTGCGGACGAAGCCGCGCGACCCTAAGCATCTGCTCAAGCGGGCCGTCAGCGACTTACTCCCCATCGATCTGTTGACGGCCAGGAAGCGTGGATTCTCCATTCCAATCGGACCGTGGTTGCGTGGGCCGCTTCGCCCTTTAGCCGAACGGCTGCTATCGCCGGATCGACTGGACAAGCAGGGCCTGTTTAAGCGGGAGTTTTATCAGCGGTATGTCGTCCCGCATTTGGAGGGGAAGGCGGATTGTGCGTTGCACATTTGGTCTGCACTGATGTTTCAGCTCTGGCATCTGGTCTATATCGAAGAGGCCTGCACGAGGAAGCCTGCGTTCACCTGGAAAGACTTGTGTTGA
- a CDS encoding Glycosyl transferase group 1 (MaGe:77310371), whose protein sequence is MKVVHVSTEDISGGAARAAYRLHTGLRMMGHDSSMLVVNRRSKDPHVTAFDASMDWASRIRRKIRREQVRRDFARYAASRPAGIEIFSDDRSEFGSDVAKHLPHCDVLNLHWVARYVDYEGFFSTVPERTPVVWRIADMNPITGGCHVDEGCGRFLSGCGACPQLGSVQTDDLSSQVWRRKRKTFDAVDARRLHLVALNRWMQGNLAGHPFLRKFPVTIIPNGVDTDMFAPRDRRFAREMLGLPQNATILLFVAVMTEMPYKGFTMLAQALAGLSGVENLRVVSVGIGKPELGTPIPHVHLGYVTDDRVLVLAYNAADVFVVPALYDNSPNTILEAMACGIPVAAFATGGIPDMVREGLTGSLSPRYDVEALRAAIKDLLVRPDKRREMGARSREVALQDYTLPLQTSRYTDLYRSLL, encoded by the coding sequence ATGAAAGTCGTCCATGTGAGCACGGAAGACATCAGCGGCGGCGCTGCGCGCGCTGCCTACCGGCTTCATACCGGCCTCAGGATGATGGGGCACGATTCGTCGATGTTGGTGGTGAACAGGCGGAGCAAGGACCCACACGTCACGGCGTTTGATGCGTCGATGGATTGGGCTAGCCGCATCAGGCGGAAAATCCGCCGCGAACAGGTCAGGCGTGATTTTGCGCGCTACGCTGCGTCGCGGCCCGCGGGAATCGAAATCTTCAGCGATGATCGCAGCGAGTTCGGCAGTGACGTGGCGAAGCATTTGCCGCATTGCGATGTGCTGAACCTGCACTGGGTGGCCCGGTATGTGGACTACGAGGGGTTTTTCTCGACAGTGCCGGAGCGGACACCGGTGGTGTGGCGCATCGCCGATATGAATCCCATTACGGGCGGGTGTCATGTCGATGAAGGGTGCGGTCGGTTTCTCAGCGGGTGCGGTGCGTGCCCTCAGCTTGGGTCTGTTCAGACAGATGACCTTTCTTCCCAAGTGTGGAGGCGCAAGCGGAAAACGTTTGATGCCGTCGATGCGCGTCGGTTGCATCTTGTCGCGCTCAATCGGTGGATGCAGGGGAATCTGGCTGGTCACCCGTTCTTGCGGAAGTTTCCCGTTACGATCATCCCCAACGGTGTCGATACGGACATGTTTGCACCGAGGGATCGCCGGTTTGCCCGGGAGATGCTTGGTCTTCCGCAAAATGCGACGATCTTGCTTTTCGTCGCAGTGATGACGGAAATGCCCTATAAAGGGTTCACCATGCTGGCGCAAGCTCTGGCCGGACTCTCTGGCGTCGAGAACCTGCGTGTCGTGTCTGTCGGGATTGGGAAGCCTGAGCTCGGGACCCCTATTCCGCACGTTCATTTGGGATATGTGACGGATGATCGCGTCCTCGTGCTTGCGTACAATGCTGCGGACGTCTTTGTGGTTCCGGCTTTATACGATAACTCGCCGAATACCATTCTTGAAGCGATGGCCTGCGGCATTCCGGTTGCCGCATTTGCAACTGGGGGAATTCCGGATATGGTGCGCGAGGGACTGACGGGATCACTGTCGCCACGGTACGACGTGGAAGCGCTCCGTGCTGCGATCAAAGATCTGCTCGTCCGTCCTGACAAGCGGCGGGAGATGGGGGCTCGCAGCCGAGAGGTTGCGCTGCAAGACTATACCCTCCCGCTTCAAACGAGCCGATATACTGATTTGTACCGGTCTCTTTTATAG